The Hordeum vulgare subsp. vulgare chromosome 4H, MorexV3_pseudomolecules_assembly, whole genome shotgun sequence genomic interval gatcagttttaatcttgtgctggcatagagtgggactaatgcccttaagatcatcaagagtatatccaatagcaacacgacgcttcctcagagtttttagtaatttcttttcttcatgctctgagagactagcactaataataacgggatatatctctttttcatcaagataagcatacttaagagtatcaagcaactgtttaagctcgaacacgggatcaccctttggtgggggtggatctccaagcaattcaataggcaagttattcttaaggataggatattgttcaaagacaactctatctatctcatccctttcatccatatacatatcattttcatgctcaagcaagtattgctctaaaggattagtaggaggcacggcaatagaagctagggcaataatttcatccttctagacaactctttttcatgaggttgtctaccaaacttggagaaattgaactcatgtgacacaccttcaaagccagcagcgacagtttgcttctcacagtcaatatgagcattggcggtattgaggaagggtctgccaaatatgatgggacaaaagctatattgtgtggtagaaagaatgaggaaatcagcaggatacttcgttttaccacacaagacttcaaaatccctaacaattcccacaggacagttagtatctctattggcaagctgaatagtgacatcaatgggttctatctcgacaagtgcaatctcgtctttgatttcatcatataaggatcgaggtattgcactaacactatcacccacatcacataaaccatgataataatgatctcctatcataacagaaacaacaggcgtgccaacaacaggcctatgtttgtctgtagcatgtggtttagcaattctagcagcatcttcacagaagtgaatatcatggccatcaacattgtcggataggagatctttgataatagcaattgccaggttcaactataattttctcagggggtgtaggtgttctaatgtagcccctatgtatcacagttgaaactttagaatgatcttttatcctaacagggaaaggtggtttctcaatgtaagcactaggaacaataggatcattataggcaatgactttctcttcaactggatggggtttaactacattggcttctaagggaggatgatatttaaaccacttctctttggggagatcaatatgagcagaaaatgattcacacaatgaagctactatctcagagtcaagtccatacttagcgctaaaatcacaaaaagtgtttgtttcgacaaaggatttaacgcaatcaaacttgaaattcatacctgactccttaccttcataaagctcccaatcttcagagttgcgtttaattatttccaataaattccatttgaagtcaatatctctcttcataaaagaaccggtacaagaggtgtcaagcatggtgcgatcatcatgagaaagccgagcatagaagttttgaatgataatttctctcgagagctcatggttggggcatgaatataacattgatttaagcctcccccaagcttgagcgatgctttctctatcacgaggccaaaaattataaatataattccgatcacgatgtactagatgcataggataaaacttttgatgaaattctaatttcaaccgattgtagttccatgatccagtatcatcacatagcctataccatgtcaacgccttatccctcaaagataagggaaagaccttcttcttgacctcattctcgggcaaacctgcaagcttaaataaaccacaaacttcatctacatagattagatgcaagtctcgatgtgatgttccatctcgtgtaaaaggattagccaacagtttctcaagcatacctgaaggaaactcatagcaaatattttcagtaggtgcagcaggttgacgagcaaatctttgtgcttccgttcgaggtgaagaaatcccgaacaagctcctcaaaggattagtttccatagtgacaagtgacaataaatttcagcacactatataaatgtttccttaccaaattccacttaccaaaggtgcttcactccccggcaacggcgccagaaaagagtcttgatgacccccaagtataggggatctatcgtagtcctttcaataagtaagagtgtcgaacccaacgaggagcagaaggatctgacaagtggttttcagcaaggtaatctctgcaagcactgaaattatcggtaacaagtagttgtgtgataagatgattcgtagcaagtagcaagtaacaaaagtaacaacggtgcagcaaagtggcccaatcccttttgtagcaagggacaagcctagacaaactcttataggaggtaaaatgctcccgaggacacatgggaatttctatcaagctagttttcatcatcttcatatgattcgcgttcgctactttgatagtttgatatgtgggtggaccaacgcttgggtaccgcccttacttggacaagcatcccacttatgattaacccctcttgcaagcatccgcaactacgaaagaagaattaagacaaagtctaaccatagcattaaactagtggatccaaatcagccccttacgaagcaacatataaactagggtttgagcttctctcactatagcaacccatcatctactaattacttcccaatgccttcctctaggcccaaataatggtgaagtgttatgtagtcgatgttcacataacaccactagaggaaaaacaacatacaacacatcaaaatatcaaacgaataccaaattcacatgactacttatagcatgacttatcccatgtcctctggaactaaagtgactactcacaaagcataatcatattcatgaccagagaagtaatgagtagcatcaaagatctgaacatataatcttccaccaagtaatccaactagcatcaactacaaagagtaattaacactactagcaacctgtaACGacaaagatgcggtcctttccgatctggggatcgaggccccgagttgggaaggagcgcatctaagcgtttcgcaaacatggtaacatagcacatacataatatcaacagaatgacaataagggattcaattgccatctcataaatatatcagagtacatcacgcatacaatgaaggtagttccgctacggactacaaaacatgggaaatgactatgctaccctgcctgctggcccactatcacgaccacgcctcaatcttctggatagttcatgtacaggcggtcgttctcctcatcatacttccacgccagctgcgtgccgtcgggatcacctgtctcgggggtacctgaatctgttggtgttgtgaaggaatctgtgagccacggggactcaacaatctatgacctcggtgccagaactagtcaagttattaggttggataggtggagtatttaggttgcagcatcctaagcttgatatggtggctaacttacgtagaacatatatgaaggtggtctatactagcggtcgatgatagatgatcactaagtgatcctgaacacctacctacatcaatcataaccccaccgtgttcccgatcgaaaagagatcttcgaaggggacagtcacagttacgcacacagttggcaaatttattagcttatgtttaagttatttattaccggatgttaacaaaatattccaagttgccacataaccacgggcacggctttccgaaatattaaaccctgcaggggtgctccaactagtccatcacaaacgtacacgggcctcaaagtaatcctctatcacgaatctcgtgatctcgtcggattccttagaagaaaacctcaactctggggagaaccaaagcttcaccgggattcctatacgcaagatatatcgctaaggtaagacaagactagcaggacctcccggtgtgtcgacgaccctgataagagccgcgtatcttagtctcaggacaacaccgtctatgcatagtggacaaggaTCAAACCTCCAGTTTccttggggtggtcttgccgactgctaggtgggtggaccaacactcatgaggagcactggcccgggttgttgattaaattcctcggggtagctattccctatacagattattattaagtgattagcaaattaaaaccagtgttgggtcctgccggacaagtcttaacactacgtgatttatcaagggggtccccacaacaaccccgaacgtgttaggagcgatcaatatggaatcaaacaccggtagccggtaactatggcggcaataacggaacaaagcacctggcaaaaggataggccttccgttatttaccaagtatataggtgcattaattaaatatcagatttaacataatgataacaAACTCATggtatcacatgagacaagcacCTGCCACTAGcaactaacattagtagctgagcaagcctacttagccattcaagatttgctagaaaGGGATAAATGTTtgtgtttcatggcatatcaggaggcaaatatttcagtggtaggcagcaatcataagatggaagaaacgtaatctagcataccatgtctagagatggaatcaagttcatatcatcttgcctgtgatatcctcagcttggaacggttcttgatcgtcctgcacgtactctcccaaatccacgtactcgttctccgatcccggtgctacccaacataataataacatccaatgaacaacagcacctcaagatgcaacaagcacatgatgcatgagatgaatatgagcatgcatcactatttctatcactagcacaagcatgagaagtaaatacatgttcctggacagaaatgctttctaagctatattgacatgcatgagaatgacatgatcagatgcgtcttgagaaaatgatgcaaaaccatataaataacattacaatcggagctacggatcaacgggaatcaacaaaacaagctatgaagccctacgtgtcaaattcaccacaacacactccaatggatcaactctggtatttccaggtagccaatacataaaacaatccaacatggatggggtggagcaaataagaacaccacatcatcaactaagcactcacaatcatcaaaatgccaaaactacacaatgtgtcataaactgcatcatagcactttgtgagctacatgcaaagcacctacagccacctaaacatgccaaataagatatgtggctgtagctatccaatattactacaagcacaagcaagaatatcacacaaaggagttaaacacagaaagttacaaggttgCAAACTTgcgcaaaaatatcagattttgtAGCTACAAGGCTGTAGCTAtcggaagcattttgacagcagccaaaacaatatctacaggactccaaatggaatgaaaatttacagggagctagacaaacatatcagcttcaactttccagttgaaagctaaggctaaatcacaacacattgacctgcacaacctcatcaacaggagaagaaaaacataaacagattctcagacttagtgaaaatctcagattttcactaatctggaattccagccacatgcctactttgattgggaaaaacttggattcctaaacatgaaatgaaaccaaaatgtggtagagggggtcaccctctactaccacaaccaagaaccaaACACAAGGGCTCACCAcagctcatggaaccaagctctaaacatagaagaaaaatggaatatgtcatctacagaaatgttccaaaggcaaaaatgatttcaccaatggattcctgagatctttctaccccaaaatcatataaattacctatgcacttgcttggaacaagtgagcacaaactaagaaggaaaaactacatagaatcatatctagtgaatagtgctacatcacatgtgcaaaatcactagagctaacctacacaagctcttgcacatgaccacaacatcaagGGGGGtatatgaggggtagacctcatgactATGTGCCTTGacacatcaccactccatcacaagcaacaagcacaagatAAAGGAAACAACTACACATGATATAGAGGACACACACACTATCTAAACTCACATAAGCACTACACGGGGACACCACTTTAGTGCCATGACACCCACAAGGTGCACCCCCACACATGAATCTACACATGCTTACATacaacaccacctacacatgctaatcataGAAAGAATCACTTGTGCATACCCACACACACCATAACTCTCATGAGATGCAGTTACACAAGAAACTCTAGTGCATCACAAACAACAAAATACTATGCTTGCAATCCTACAAGCATACGAAACATCCTACACATGAAATTCTACCAAGTGCATCTACATACACACACAAGTGCAACAACATGGGTTCACAAGCTAGCAACACACAAATACCCATGCTGGTTTTGAGAGGAGGTTAAACATAAACCTTCATGTGCAGGATCACTACACAGCTACAAGAACAGGGGCTGCATATATATCAAAACACTAAAggggaaaaataaaagaaaacaaagggaaaataaaaaggggaggtgctggggtcgaaccccagacctgctggTGGTGCAAACTGCAGctctaccactctgctagggCCAAGGTACTCGACAGAGAGAGGGTGCTAACAGGTATAATTACTCTGCAGCTCCTGCTCTACTGTGTCGAGGAAATAATACAAGAAGGTTgctgaggggggattcgaacccacgacctctcATCAGGCAACAACGGCtcgctaccactacgctacggtcAGGAGTCTGACAGAGAAGGGGGGTCTGCTCTTTTGAGCACCCCCTTCGAGATCCACATCTGATTCAcgacggccggaacaggggagctaTCCCGCCGGCGACACAAGCTAAATGGAGCATTGGCTCGTTGATGGAAGGATGCTCATGCACCCAGGGTTCCATTCCCTATGCTAATACTGCTCGAGAAGAACCACAACTACGCATCTACGGTGCGCGGCGACGCCGGCGACAGGGAGCAGCACGGCAGCGATCCTACGCTCCTACACATGCTCTAAGACAGggaagggggaagagggggatctGCTCACCCAACGAAAGAAGATCCCGGTCCTGATCGGAGAGGTAGGAGGGGAAGAAGCGGGAAGCAGCCGACTGGGGAGATGTggagaagaggaagcaggggagaTCTTGACGTCCTAGCCGCGGGGATGGATCCCTGGAGGTACATGCGTGCTCGCCGAGTcgtcggaggggaagaagaggcacGGGCGCGACGGCGGGGAGCTTCTCAactctcggccatggcggagggacTCATCCCCTTACCTGAAGCTCGACGACAGAGAGAGATGGCGAGGAAacggtggtggcggcgcgagaggggAAACCATATCTGCACGAATGCCAAGGGGGCTCCTTTTATGGAGGAGAGGGGCGAGGGACGCTCCTCGACATCCGTGACGGCGTCTGTCGCCGTTGCTCTCAATCCGCAAGACTGAAGGGAGCTGACGGGggaagggggtgaataggacgCCGTCTACAGGGGCAAGCGAAGCTGGGCTGCGAGAGAAAGAAAGTGGGCCGGCATGTGGGAGTAAGCCCACAGGTGGCGACTGATAAGAGAAAAACAAACCCCTGGCTTACCTATTTACAGAAATAAACAAAGAGGAAAAGAAATGCACAAGGAAAACTACaagtgcaaaaataaaaatagcacttgCCTTGGACATGTAAAAccaagacctatttaataaaaatagaaacaagagtttaggagcaagtaattattttacaaaacagccatTGTAGGGTCTGTTTTGTAATTGTTTGCACCTTTCAAACACCCATTCAAAAACTGCAAAACACATCTCCCATTCACCACAAAACAAAGCtaacacatgagcatttttaaaTCAGGAAAGAGGCAAGAAGATGTGGGCTTGAAATAAATAGGAGGGAGATAGATTTTGAAGGCTATACAAACCACTTCTAATCCTACTATCAcatgcaatctccacacaaacttCACACCTTACTTCACCACATAAGAACACAagcaccacatgaaatcataggaacacaatgcaacatcacaaggacaaggaaatgatatgatatgttatgcatgcatgcaaggaagaaatacaagggacatcacatgaaatcatgagcaagaactctctcatagcattgacaaggtggtcccacataagaaggttacacacttggggcattacacaaccttacaagtaccaatcggagtcgcgagacggagattggttacaagagatgaactagggtttggagatgagatggtgctgatgaagatgttgatggtgatgagtcccctccgatgagaggagtgttagtgatgacgatggcgatgatttccccctccgggagggaagtttccccggcaggatcgtcctgttggggctctagattggttcttctcaagttccgcctcgtggcggcggcaattcctcccgaaagcctcctcttgatttttttctggaacgaaacccttcttgtagcaaaagaggggagctagacggccagctgggagcccacaagccccctaggcacgaccaggggggaggccatgcctagcaagcttgtggcctcctgctggcgcccctctcgtacttcttcggcccagtattatttataaaatccaaaataaatcctcgttgattttcacggcttttggagttgcgcagaataggtatctcaaacttgctcctttttcaggccagaattccagctgccggcattcttcctcttcatataaaccttacagaataagagagaaaaagcataagtattgtaccgtgaagtgtaataacaacccaaaaagcgataaatatcaacatgaaagcatgatgcaaaatggacgtatcaacctctAGCAAAgcgtgccgactccaagtgtccgatgaagctggttagaTGAACCTGTACTTCACacttctgttccctttgccacacgatatatgttgtcgtgctcaaggcgacatggtcatccttgttgtagCACGAGCTCTTTCTCGTTCTGGTGAATCTGACCAACACTTTGTATTATCTCagaatcctcatcgcatggccatgcttatccaggtcggGTTACTCGACGTGCCCAtagtatatctctcctgatcggagaggcaaatcccatcttgctcgaacATGTCTCGCAGCATGGATCTagacaagcccgaaacctacctttgtaactcctcagttacggagtagcgtttggtcggcccaaagtAGGCATGTCACCATCTCGAGTAAATACaccagctcaggtcttaggacatagaaagtatgttgtactagagactcaagaTGACCTATCGAtgtgtctcatagttgggtctgtccaacttcgaacttatctcgactcggatccaACTACGTCAAACCAACCAGATCGTTTTGAGTTCATATTATCCGGGTAGCATCAAATGCTACATGATCAATGAGACCGGATAATCCACCGTATCATATGCTAGTCTGATTGGTTGTGCGTCCACACAACCCTtttgactagggaccatttaggatagtcatcatacaatgcatagtctcacaaacaagacacgtacttgttaatacacatcattaataatgtccaaggactatctttattcataaacacataggaaatatcatcatatgaCTCCCTCTAGGGTATATCTCCAACAGCGAAAGCACGTGATGTATTGTTGCTACTGAGGATAAAACGATGATGATTGATCTTAGGTGTTAGGTTTCTTtctgtatacatcatgtcatcttgcttattgcTTTCCTTATTTCTTGCAAACTTAAGACTTTGAGATGCATGTTTGATAGTAGTATttgggtggagtaatagcagtagatgcagttCAATTTAAGCATACTTGTCACGAATATGATGCCTATACAAGTTTATGCCATGAATGGTCATAGTTATGTATGATGATTATATGTCAGTTGTCCAACATTAATTTATTTACCATGTCATTATCCACTTTCAGGATAGAAGTCACTAGTGAACTTATGGCCCCGCGTCCATTCTACATTTGCTCTACTGCTCTCTCTCAATACTTTGTTGTTTGCCATATCACTATGTATCACTATTTGCTTTTTACCTTCCAACTAGCAAGACGAAGGGACTTACAACCCCCTTAAAGTGGACTCCAAGCATTTTTTTTGTATGTGTGCAAGTGTTGTTTATCTTGCTAGCTTGTATACTTTTATTGGTTCGATTAGACCATAGTTCTTAAATAAAAGAAATACTTTTTAAAAGAGCGAAGACGGGGCGAGCATTTGAGGATGAAGAACAGGCATAACTCAAGATATTTCGACTCTCGGCCTTTAGCGGTAAATCCCACCTAGCAATAAAACAAAGTCCAAACCAGAAggactacgcacatgaagacgtgAAACAATCGATCGAGCACCCAAGTTCGTTGAATTGCATTAGCTTGGCGCACATAATATAGGGGTATATTTGACTATGTTTTCCACAAACTAAACATACAATTACTCAAAATTTTGTGTTTCACACTCATATGTTTTATACATTTAATATTgctatattattttattttttcaatatttttgaagttCCGTGGCTCAAAGAGTTGTAAGGCCTTCCTTGTTTGGAATTATTTTATAGGATAAGATTTGTATATGACAAATTCTTCCCTTTGGTTTGTAGGAATAGAGTTTCATTCATATAAAGTACTCCCTTCGTCTTAAAATAAATGTTGTTGATTTAGTAGAAAATTTATATTAATTCAACAATAAATTTACAATGTTTATTTTGAAACGGAAGAAGTAATTATTATTCATATCCTCCTTGtttcaaagaaaaataaatattagTCTAGAATCAAtgaaaaaaatatgatgtgaactaAAGTTTATTTTTTATATTCATATCCATAGAATTTAAGATGCATATCATGTAATTTTTATAGTCTTTTAATTCCTGTGATATTCCTATGGTATGAGCTAAAAGATGCATAAAAGAATTATTTTCCGGTCCACATAAGGAGCCGACCGATCCGGCCGCCGATCCCCTTGCACCAAACCACGCCGAGCCGCTTGTTCCTCCccgcgccattgctatttttcaTTGTCCCCATTTTCGCTGTTGGATTCCCTATTCTTGTCCGATCCCGCCCTCCCTTTTCTACTTTTCTGGTTAGCTCGTGACGTGTCCCCGTTGGCGCTGGTTGGCCCGTCCACGACGCCATCAAAGAACGCCACCGCCCCTCTCGCAAAGATCGAAATCTTGGCAGCCTTGCGTTGCGTTGCGCAGAGGCTGAATCTTTGAGGGTGGCTTGGGCTGTGACCAACGGGGCAAGACGGCGGCGATAACGGCGGCAGCGGTGGCGACGGCGGCGCCGTCGTCGGGTGGTgggggagggggcggtggaggcgGGTGCCTGGATTGCCTGCAGGATGTGGTGAGGGCGCTGGCGATGGGGTCCTGCCTGCCGGCAGACCAGCGGCCGATGGAGGTGACGGCACTACCCGGGAAGGTGGGAGGAggcaggaggaggggggaggaggcgcCCGGGAGGATTGCTGGGATTGGGACGGGCAATGTGGCTTGCCTCTTCACGCGGCAGgggaagaagggcaccaaccaagACGCCATGGTCGCGTGGGAGGTATCTGCACAACAAGATCCCTGTATTTACTGGAGTATATTGCGTTTACAGTTTTTGTGCTTTGAATGCTCATTTCTTCTTCATTTGATTAATGAGCTTTAGTAGTAAAAATAATTTTCTTGGAGTTGAAGTATCGTGAACAATTAGGGGTTGTTTATTTATCAGGCCAGGCAACGTCAACTACTCGAGTTAAAATGATACACTAAATATCAAAATATGAAGTGCCATCAACTCGAGGGGCTTTCACAGGATAAACAAGGCATAATGATCCAACTCGTTTTAGCTAACACGAGACTACATGTCGGCTTGATATTTGAAAATAAACAACTCGACGGCTATGAATGTTGCTCGGAAGATGTTTCTAGCTGTAACTGATGGAGGATTTAGAGCCTGTTTGGTAATCCACCAGCTCTACGAAGTCCTCGGATCTGCGGAGCACCTCTTTCCCCACTCCAATTTTTTTGACTGCAGCTCACTCCGCTccgccgactccaccgagttaaTAGTGTTCAGGTCGACTTCTCCTGCTCCAGTAGCAGAGTTGTGGAGTGGAGGGACTCCGAACAGGCTCTTAGTATTGGCCACCATCTATCCCACCTCCATACTTTCATATGAACTATGAAGACTTATTTGTTGGATATGGCAACCATCTTGCATACCCATATGCTGTCTCTTAGTTAAGGGGGTCATTGATTATTATGCGTTTTAGGCCATGAGGTTATGTTCTAGATGAAACTGTCCATGCTCGAAGGAGGCATGCTTGAAAATGCAGGATCAGATAAATGACTCGCCCAGTCAAAGAGTACCCCCTTGAGTGAAAAATTTATTTGAATCCAACAGTTGTGTGCACATCAAAAGATAACAGAATAGTGACCTTTTGTTCTAACTCATTTCACTTCTGACACTCTTTATGAATTAAATCATGCCAATTGTATCGAATGAACTTGTGGAGCCTGGTCTTGTGGCACGACCGACTCCGCAGGTGTGATGGGTGAGCATGCATTGACATCAGGTGGATGTCAACATCGCCGTTGCATTGGTGCTATAGCATTCTCCATTAAATAATATAGATACTTGACAAATGCATATTTATGTCTGCCTCATTTTCTTGCTCTTGGATGCCTTGGGGCATGATATACAGAACTTCAATGGGAGATCAGACACAGTATTTTGTGGAGTTTTTGATGGTCATGGTCCACATGGCCATCTCGTCGCGCGGAAAGTAAGAGATACTCTCCCTTTGAAGCTGTGTGATTTGATATATGATGACTATGGAGCGAGCCCAATCAGCAATTCAGATGGATCAGTTTTAGAAGAGAGTTTATCTCCATACCCAGATGCAGGGGACAAGTCTCCCACATTCACTGCACAGAAAGAAGAACATCTAGAATTCTTTGACTCAATGAAAGAGTCTTTCCGAAAAGCTTTTAGAGTTATGGATAAGGAGCTTAAATTACATCGGAACATAGATAGCATTTGCAGTGGAACTACCGCAGTTACTTTAATTAAACAGGTATACAGTGGAACTTATTCTTTAAACAGCTTTAATTACTCAAAAATTCCAGGTATGAGCAATTGATTTTTTTTCCCTCTATACCATCAGGGTCAGGATCTTTTTGTCGGGAATCTAGGTGACTCTAGAGCTGTATTAGGCACTAGAGATCAGAACGGTCATTTGGTTGCCCATCAGTTGACAGTTGACCTGAAACCTGATCATCCAAGTAAATATCTTTCACTCTCAAATTTAAATTAATGAATCTTCTGTATTATATCTCTTCTGTTTAATGTGTTGGCTTAATCCTACTAATTGTGACTGTTTATGTGATGCCATGAATTGAACGGTTCTTTTCTGTTGCTGCTGAGTTGGTACATTCTTGCTCATTTTCTCAGAGCAAGAATGTATGTTATCTCTTCCTTGTCTCCAATCATTTTATATATGTTTATATTTCTAAGATTTGAAGAGTGAGGACTTAGAATTTTCACCCTGTTCTTGCTGATAACCATGGTAGTAACTTCACTACATTATTCTTACTGCAGAAACAAAAGTTGGAAATAAAGCAGTTTTTTTTAAGTTGTGGAAAACGTATATATTATGTTTGACATGATGGATATGGTACAATCATCTTTATTTGTATGCAAATGATAAACATTTGATTCACAGCTAC includes:
- the LOC123448597 gene encoding probable protein phosphatase 2C 75 encodes the protein MGSCLPADQRPMEVTALPGKVGGGRRRGEEAPGRIAGIGTGNVACLFTRQGKKGTNQDAMVAWENFNGRSDTVFCGVFDGHGPHGHLVARKVRDTLPLKLCDLIYDDYGASPISNSDGSVLEESLSPYPDAGDKSPTFTAQKEEHLEFFDSMKESFRKAFRVMDKELKLHRNIDSICSGTTAVTLIKQGQDLFVGNLGDSRAVLGTRDQNGHLVAHQLTVDLKPDHPREARRIKRCNGRVFAHQDEPDVARLWLPNCNSPGLAMARAFGDFCLKDFGLISVPEVTYRRIMEKDQFIVLATDGVWDVLSNQEVVEVVASCSGRSGAARAVVDLANQTWKFKYPTSKTDDCAVICLFLSKDAAAGGLSGLSVASKGIGSNPRMPTRLRTPQHFSKRVIPEDADDECDPNISGDERSLEGFTRLNTLLTLPKFGDTSPTKK